In one Pseudomonadota bacterium genomic region, the following are encoded:
- a CDS encoding aspartate aminotransferase family protein, which produces MIDRSRLTALLVEEERRFEEAHPRSRALYERARQHLPGGVPMHWMVRWAGPYPVFIEQGKGAHFTCVDGHRYVDFCLGDTGAMTGHAPEATVRAVTEQAQRGFTFMLPNENAIWVAEEMSRRFGLPYWQVSLSATDANRFSIRLARHLTGRRKILVFNYCYHGSVDETFISLHDGVPGARGGNIGPPVDPRETTKVIEFNDIPALEAALREGDVAAVLAEPVMTNIGIIHPDPGYHDALRRLTRETGTLLILDETHTICTGPGGYTRAHGLAPDMLTIGKPIGGGVPVGMYGFSEAIATAMLEKVNRDECDTGGIGGTLAGNALSLAAVRATLEHVLTPALYARTTPLAERFTLGVEEVIADFGLPWIVKHLGCRVEYWFRPAPPRNGGEAAAAVDAELDRYMHLCALNRGILMTPFHNMALIAPDTTDDDVDLHTRVFR; this is translated from the coding sequence ATGATCGATCGCAGCCGTCTCACCGCGCTTCTCGTTGAAGAGGAGCGCCGATTCGAAGAGGCCCATCCCCGCTCACGCGCGCTCTACGAGCGCGCTCGCCAGCACCTCCCGGGCGGGGTGCCCATGCACTGGATGGTGCGCTGGGCCGGCCCATACCCCGTGTTCATCGAGCAGGGCAAGGGGGCGCACTTCACCTGCGTCGACGGGCATCGGTACGTCGATTTCTGCCTCGGTGACACAGGCGCGATGACGGGGCACGCGCCGGAGGCCACCGTGCGCGCCGTCACCGAGCAGGCCCAGCGCGGCTTCACCTTCATGCTGCCCAACGAGAACGCCATCTGGGTGGCCGAGGAGATGTCACGCCGCTTCGGCCTGCCGTACTGGCAGGTCTCGCTCTCGGCCACCGACGCCAACCGATTCTCCATACGCCTCGCCCGTCACCTCACCGGTCGGCGCAAGATTCTCGTCTTCAACTACTGCTATCACGGCTCGGTCGACGAGACGTTCATCAGCCTGCACGACGGCGTGCCGGGCGCGCGTGGCGGCAACATCGGTCCTCCCGTCGATCCCCGCGAGACCACGAAGGTCATCGAGTTCAACGACATCCCCGCGCTCGAGGCCGCGCTGCGTGAGGGGGATGTGGCGGCGGTGCTGGCAGAGCCCGTCATGACCAACATCGGCATCATCCACCCGGACCCGGGCTATCACGACGCGCTGCGCCGCCTCACCCGCGAGACCGGCACCTTGCTGATTCTCGACGAGACCCACACCATCTGCACCGGACCCGGAGGATACACCCGCGCCCACGGGCTCGCGCCGGACATGCTCACCATCGGCAAGCCCATCGGCGGCGGCGTTCCCGTGGGCATGTATGGCTTCAGCGAAGCCATTGCCACCGCGATGCTCGAGAAGGTGAATCGCGACGAGTGCGACACGGGGGGCATCGGCGGCACCCTGGCGGGCAATGCCCTCAGCCTGGCCGCGGTGCGCGCCACCCTCGAGCACGTGCTCACGCCCGCGCTGTACGCACGCACCACGCCGTTGGCCGAGCGCTTCACCCTGGGGGTCGAAGAGGTCATCGCAGACTTCGGCCTGCCCTGGATCGTCAAGCATCTGGGGTGTCGGGTGGAGTACTGGTTCCGACCGGCGCCGCCGCGCAACGGCGGTGAGGCCGCGGCTGCGGTCGACGCCGAGCTCGATCGCTACATGCACCTCTGCGCGCTGAACCGCGGCATTCTCATGACCCCGTTCCACAACATGGCGCTCATCGCCCCGGACACCACCGACGACGACGTCGATCTGCACACCCGCGTCTTCCGGG